A part of Corynebacterium lactis RW2-5 genomic DNA contains:
- a CDS encoding MBL fold metallo-hydrolase: MCELRVDHVVTSGTFSLDGGTWDVDNNVWVLGDDREVIVIDAAHEAQPIIDAVAGRKVKAIVCSHAHNDHITVAPELQEKLDAPLLVHPGDQMLWEQTWPDLGHEDLAHGQRLEIAGTEVVVINTPGHSPGSCCLYVPEAAELFSGDTLFSGGPGATGRSFSDFDTIIDSIRDNLLTLPAETIVRTGHGDHTTIGREAPHLEEWIRRGY, translated from the coding sequence ATGTGTGAACTTCGCGTAGACCACGTGGTCACCTCGGGCACATTCTCCCTCGACGGAGGCACCTGGGACGTGGACAACAACGTGTGGGTGCTGGGCGACGACCGCGAGGTCATCGTCATCGACGCCGCGCACGAGGCCCAGCCGATCATCGACGCGGTGGCGGGCCGCAAGGTCAAGGCAATCGTGTGCTCGCACGCGCACAATGACCACATCACCGTCGCCCCGGAGCTGCAGGAGAAGCTGGACGCTCCCCTGCTGGTCCACCCGGGTGATCAGATGCTGTGGGAGCAGACCTGGCCGGATCTGGGCCACGAGGACCTCGCCCATGGCCAACGTCTCGAGATTGCGGGCACGGAGGTCGTTGTGATTAACACACCTGGCCACTCCCCCGGCTCCTGCTGCCTCTATGTCCCCGAGGCCGCGGAGCTCTTCTCGGGCGACACGCTGTTCTCGGGCGGGCCCGGCGCGACTGGGCGGTCCTTCTCGGACTTCGACACGATCATCGATTCCATCCGTGACAACCTGCTCACACTTCCCGCCGAGACCATCGTGCGAACAGGCCACGGAGACCACACAACTATCGGTCGCGAGGCCCCTCACCTGGAGGAATGGATCCGCCGCGGGTACTAG
- a CDS encoding nucleoside hydrolase, whose translation MALAPTTSSPSKRKIILDCDPGHDDAVAMILAAGNPNIELLGVTTIGGNHTLPKVTRNAQIVSTICGIEAPIHAGCSRPLVREVTIAEGIHGDTGMEIHGYDLPDPAVEVQDMHAVDFIIKTVMEAEPNTVTLVPTGPLTNIAMAVRKEPRLAERVKEVVLMGGGYHTGNWSAVAEFNIKVDPEAAHIVFNEPWKVTMVGLDLTHQALATPDVEAKVKAIGSSPADFVVGLFGAFRKNYKDAQGFDNPPVHDPCAVAYLIDPTVMTTVKAPVDVELNGALTTGMTVADFRAPAPADCHTQVAVKLDADKFWSLVIDAVKAVS comes from the coding sequence ATGGCCTTAGCCCCAACGACCTCATCCCCATCTAAACGCAAGATTATCCTTGACTGCGATCCCGGCCACGACGACGCAGTCGCGATGATCCTCGCGGCCGGAAACCCCAACATTGAGTTACTGGGAGTGACCACAATCGGCGGAAACCATACCCTGCCAAAGGTCACCCGCAATGCGCAGATTGTATCCACGATTTGCGGCATTGAGGCACCGATTCACGCGGGTTGTTCCCGTCCACTGGTTCGCGAGGTCACAATCGCGGAGGGCATCCACGGCGATACAGGCATGGAGATTCACGGCTACGACCTGCCCGACCCGGCAGTCGAAGTCCAGGATATGCACGCCGTCGACTTCATCATCAAAACCGTGATGGAGGCCGAACCGAATACGGTCACGCTGGTTCCGACCGGCCCGCTGACCAACATCGCGATGGCCGTCCGCAAGGAGCCGCGCCTGGCCGAGCGTGTGAAGGAAGTCGTCCTGATGGGCGGCGGCTACCACACCGGCAACTGGTCCGCGGTGGCCGAGTTCAACATCAAGGTCGACCCGGAGGCCGCGCACATCGTTTTCAACGAGCCCTGGAAGGTCACGATGGTCGGCCTCGATCTAACGCACCAGGCTCTTGCGACTCCCGACGTGGAAGCCAAGGTCAAGGCCATTGGCTCCAGCCCCGCTGACTTCGTGGTCGGCCTATTTGGCGCTTTCCGCAAGAACTACAAGGACGCCCAGGGCTTCGACAATCCGCCGGTTCACGATCCTTGTGCCGTCGCCTACTTGATCGACCCGACCGTGATGACCACCGTAAAAGCCCCCGTCGACGTCGAGCTGAACGGGGCACTCACCACGGGCATGACCGTCGCGGACTTCCGAGCCCCAGCGCCTGCCGACTGTCACACGCAGGTCGCCGTGAAGCTCGACGCGGACAAGTTCTGGTCCCTCGTCATCGACGCGGTCAAGGCCGTCAGCTAG
- a CDS encoding FtsX-like permease family protein yields MTNTVLPQQDTASKVGHIPTSALADLSFRLQRAGQETRSGNGWLSTLAVIAMTVSTWLALVVAGGTMMFYRRSLVPPPPLPENPTPQDYAMQDNGDLYLQLAFIACVFVVPAMMGLVAQSAVLGAAGREGRLATLRLIGLSNGAVTRMTLVEILIQAGIGIAFGTVLSVSTAPFWALVSFDNDYLGTWDMLLPWWGYPAVWAIVLVLALAAALVGLKRVLVSPLGVSRREIPGAVKRWRLVVFIVLFVVTVVFINSLDVKSINVAATAYAAFAMLVIFSAVNIVAPFIVQLVARLSAPLGTASDFVATRRVATNAKESWRRVSAMTFLSLLLGYIAVIPKLEMAEDLIGATFANDIVVGIIITFIIGFTLLMVSTVLTQASAVYEQAALTKALDYIGAPVAFHRRAAFKQTFFPLFFTSFLAFLMGCFFGLILFGSAAEANPVSSRTVLVVSGYILAVILVGVATLAVDPLRRKLLNRQVRRND; encoded by the coding sequence ATGACTAACACAGTTCTTCCCCAGCAGGACACAGCGTCAAAGGTCGGGCATATACCAACTTCTGCGCTGGCAGATCTCAGCTTCAGGCTCCAGCGCGCGGGGCAGGAGACTCGCTCGGGCAACGGTTGGCTCTCCACGCTGGCGGTAATCGCCATGACCGTCAGCACCTGGCTCGCCCTCGTTGTAGCCGGCGGAACGATGATGTTCTATCGCCGGTCTCTGGTACCGCCTCCGCCGTTGCCGGAAAATCCCACGCCTCAGGACTACGCGATGCAGGACAACGGAGACCTGTATCTGCAGCTAGCCTTTATCGCTTGCGTCTTCGTCGTTCCTGCGATGATGGGGCTGGTCGCGCAGTCTGCAGTGCTCGGAGCCGCGGGCCGTGAGGGGCGCCTCGCCACCTTGCGCCTCATCGGCCTGTCGAACGGCGCAGTGACGCGTATGACACTGGTGGAAATCCTGATTCAGGCGGGCATCGGCATCGCCTTTGGTACCGTGTTGTCGGTTTCCACGGCACCCTTTTGGGCCTTGGTCAGTTTCGACAATGACTACTTGGGAACCTGGGACATGTTGCTGCCGTGGTGGGGTTACCCCGCAGTATGGGCTATTGTTCTGGTCTTGGCTCTGGCTGCCGCTCTTGTTGGCCTGAAACGTGTCCTGGTTTCCCCGCTGGGAGTCTCTCGCAGGGAGATTCCAGGGGCCGTTAAGCGTTGGCGACTGGTCGTATTCATCGTGCTGTTCGTGGTAACCGTGGTGTTCATTAACTCTCTCGATGTAAAGAGCATCAATGTCGCGGCTACCGCCTATGCGGCATTCGCCATGCTGGTGATTTTTAGTGCTGTTAATATTGTTGCGCCTTTCATCGTCCAGCTGGTTGCCCGCCTTTCAGCTCCGCTGGGTACCGCCAGCGACTTCGTCGCTACTCGGCGCGTCGCCACGAACGCCAAGGAGTCCTGGCGCCGAGTAAGCGCCATGACTTTCTTGTCGCTACTCCTCGGATACATCGCTGTGATTCCAAAGTTGGAAATGGCCGAAGACCTCATCGGTGCCACCTTTGCCAACGACATTGTGGTCGGAATTATAATCACATTCATCATCGGCTTCACCCTGTTGATGGTTTCCACGGTTTTGACACAGGCATCCGCTGTCTACGAGCAGGCAGCCTTGACGAAGGCCCTGGATTACATCGGTGCGCCGGTTGCCTTTCATCGTCGGGCCGCCTTCAAGCAGACCTTCTTCCCGCTGTTCTTCACCAGCTTCCTGGCTTTTTTGATGGGTTGCTTCTTTGGTCTCATCCTCTTCGGTTCCGCTGCTGAGGCCAATCCAGTTAGCAGCCGTACTGTATTGGTTGTGAGTGGATACATCTTGGCTGTCATCCTTGTTGGCGTTGCCACCCTTGCTGTCGATCCGCTCCGTCGTAAGCTGCTGAATCGTCAGGTTCGCCGCAATGACTAG
- the dnaG gene encoding DNA primase, whose protein sequence is MARGRIPDSDIAAIRERTPIEEIVGEYVQLKPGGADSLKGLSPFKDERTPSFHVRPNHGYYHCFSTGKGGDVFSFLMEMEHLSFPEAVEACAEKIGYHINYEGGGTGRREEPGTRQRLIAANREAQKFYVAQFSTPDAAPAREFLENRGFTAEHMKQFGCGYSPAGWDKLTKHLQRLGFSFEELDKAGLSKMGRMGPIDRFHRRLMWPIRNMGGDVIGFGARKLYEDDNLGKYMNTPETMLYKKSKVLFGLDLAKKDIAAGHQAVIVEGYTDVMAMHASGVTTAVASCGTAFGEEHLQLLRRLMLDDSFFRGELIYTFDADEAGQKAAMRAFEGEQNFTGQSYVAVAPDGMDPCDLRMQKGEAAVRELVASRRPLIDFVLRTLLRDYDVTTANGRVSGLRRVVPVLAQLKDTSLRDEYAREVAGWVGWADEAELVARVREEAARPKKEQRKPFQRRAAEEQARAAEQRRGTPTLPYPNPKDPVLHAQREALKLAVQEPATTGPVFDALAPETFGHPTYRAVFDAVVAAGGVCGPAASNVHGWAAVIMENAGDDVVKRLVTELGVEPIEVDPEDMRAYSQAILARLQEVWVGDQIAQLKAMLSRMRPSDDETAYRTLFADLLAMEEYRRELQAEAVKVVFE, encoded by the coding sequence ATGGCACGGGGAAGAATTCCAGACAGCGATATCGCGGCGATCCGCGAGCGCACTCCTATTGAGGAGATTGTCGGGGAGTACGTGCAGCTAAAGCCAGGCGGCGCGGATTCCCTTAAAGGTCTTTCCCCGTTCAAGGACGAGCGCACACCGTCCTTCCATGTGCGTCCCAATCATGGCTACTACCACTGCTTTTCCACGGGTAAGGGCGGCGACGTCTTCAGCTTCCTGATGGAGATGGAACACCTGTCCTTCCCCGAGGCCGTCGAGGCTTGCGCCGAGAAGATTGGCTACCACATCAACTATGAGGGCGGCGGCACTGGGCGGCGCGAAGAGCCGGGCACCCGCCAGCGCCTCATCGCCGCCAACCGCGAGGCGCAGAAGTTCTACGTGGCGCAATTCTCCACGCCGGACGCCGCCCCGGCACGGGAGTTTTTGGAAAACCGCGGCTTCACCGCCGAGCACATGAAACAGTTCGGCTGTGGTTACTCTCCGGCCGGATGGGACAAACTGACCAAGCACCTGCAGCGCCTGGGCTTTTCTTTCGAGGAGCTCGACAAGGCCGGGCTATCGAAGATGGGGCGCATGGGGCCCATCGACCGTTTCCACCGACGCCTGATGTGGCCGATCCGCAACATGGGCGGCGACGTTATCGGTTTCGGTGCCCGAAAGCTCTACGAGGACGACAACCTCGGTAAGTACATGAACACGCCCGAGACCATGCTCTACAAGAAGTCGAAGGTGCTCTTCGGCCTCGACCTGGCGAAGAAGGACATCGCCGCAGGCCATCAAGCCGTCATCGTCGAGGGCTACACCGACGTGATGGCCATGCACGCCTCGGGCGTGACGACGGCCGTCGCCTCCTGTGGCACAGCTTTCGGTGAGGAACACCTGCAGCTTCTGCGCAGGCTGATGCTCGATGACAGCTTCTTCCGCGGCGAGCTGATTTACACCTTCGATGCCGACGAGGCCGGCCAAAAGGCGGCGATGCGTGCGTTTGAGGGAGAGCAGAACTTCACCGGGCAGTCTTACGTCGCGGTGGCGCCGGACGGGATGGACCCCTGCGACCTACGCATGCAAAAAGGCGAGGCTGCTGTCCGCGAGTTGGTCGCATCTCGGCGCCCACTCATTGACTTCGTCCTGCGCACTCTGCTGCGCGACTACGATGTCACGACCGCCAACGGCCGGGTTTCTGGCCTGCGCCGCGTCGTGCCGGTGCTGGCGCAGCTGAAGGACACATCCCTTCGGGACGAATACGCCCGCGAGGTCGCCGGGTGGGTCGGGTGGGCCGACGAGGCGGAACTGGTCGCCCGCGTCCGTGAGGAGGCCGCGCGCCCGAAGAAGGAGCAGCGCAAGCCGTTCCAGCGCCGCGCCGCCGAAGAGCAGGCCCGCGCCGCCGAGCAGCGCCGCGGAACCCCCACGCTGCCATACCCGAACCCCAAGGACCCGGTGCTGCACGCCCAGCGCGAGGCCCTAAAGCTGGCGGTCCAGGAGCCCGCGACAACCGGGCCAGTATTCGACGCCCTTGCTCCGGAAACGTTCGGGCACCCGACCTACCGCGCGGTATTCGACGCAGTGGTTGCCGCCGGCGGCGTCTGCGGTCCCGCGGCGAGCAACGTCCACGGCTGGGCCGCAGTGATTATGGAAAACGCGGGAGACGACGTCGTAAAGCGGCTGGTGACGGAGCTCGGCGTTGAGCCTATCGAGGTGGACCCCGAGGACATGCGGGCCTATTCGCAGGCGATTCTGGCGCGCCTGCAGGAGGTGTGGGTCGGTGACCAAATCGCGCAGCTAAAGGCGATGCTGTCGCGGATGCGGCCCTCGGATGACGAAACCGCCTACCGCACGCTGTTCGCGGATCTGCTGGCAATGGAGGAGTACCGCCGCGAACTGCAGGCGGAGGCGGTCAAGGTCGTTTTCGAGTAA
- a CDS encoding S-(hydroxymethyl)mycothiol dehydrogenase, producing the protein MVEQATNSETARVVRGVISREKGAPVELAEIHIPSPGPNDVIVDIQACGVCHTDLAYRDGDITDEYPFLLGHEAAGVVAEVGEEVTHVAVGDFVVLNWRAVCGECRACKRGEPQYCFNTHNASKPMTLADGTVLTPALGIGAFAEATLVHEGQCTKVDPDADPAVAGLLGCGVMAGIGAAINTGGIKRGESVAVIGCGGVGTAAIAGAKLAGASTIIAIDVSDEKLATAREFGATETINSKDLAAADATKGDDDPVVKRVRELTGGFGADVVIDAVGRPETYVQAFYARDLAGRAVLVGVPSPTMKLDIPLLDVFGRGGALKSSWYGDCLPERDFPMLVDLSLQKRLPLEDFVSERIGIDEVEQAFDTMKAGKVLRSVVTL; encoded by the coding sequence ATGGTTGAACAAGCAACAAATTCGGAAACTGCTCGCGTAGTACGCGGTGTTATCTCCCGCGAGAAAGGCGCTCCGGTAGAGCTGGCCGAAATCCATATTCCCTCCCCCGGCCCGAACGATGTCATCGTGGACATCCAGGCCTGCGGCGTCTGCCACACCGACCTGGCCTACCGCGACGGCGACATCACCGACGAGTACCCGTTCCTCCTGGGCCACGAGGCCGCCGGCGTGGTCGCCGAGGTCGGCGAGGAGGTCACCCACGTTGCCGTCGGCGATTTCGTAGTTCTCAACTGGCGCGCTGTCTGCGGCGAATGCCGCGCCTGCAAACGCGGTGAGCCGCAGTACTGCTTCAACACCCACAACGCCTCCAAGCCAATGACGCTTGCCGACGGCACCGTCCTAACCCCCGCTCTCGGAATCGGTGCCTTCGCTGAAGCCACCCTGGTCCACGAGGGCCAGTGCACGAAGGTCGATCCGGATGCGGACCCGGCCGTCGCGGGGCTGCTCGGCTGCGGCGTCATGGCTGGCATCGGCGCCGCCATCAACACCGGCGGTATTAAACGCGGAGAATCCGTGGCCGTCATCGGCTGCGGCGGTGTCGGAACCGCTGCAATTGCCGGCGCTAAGCTGGCCGGTGCCAGCACCATCATCGCCATCGATGTCTCGGATGAAAAGCTGGCGACAGCCCGGGAGTTCGGCGCGACCGAGACGATTAATTCCAAGGACCTGGCTGCCGCCGACGCCACTAAAGGCGACGACGATCCCGTCGTAAAGCGCGTGCGGGAGCTGACCGGCGGTTTCGGTGCGGACGTGGTGATTGACGCGGTGGGCCGCCCGGAGACGTACGTGCAGGCGTTCTACGCGCGTGACCTCGCCGGACGCGCGGTTCTGGTGGGCGTGCCCAGCCCGACGATGAAGCTGGACATCCCGCTGCTGGACGTCTTCGGGCGCGGCGGTGCGTTGAAGTCGTCCTGGTACGGCGACTGCCTGCCGGAGCGCGACTTCCCGATGTTGGTCGACCTGTCCCTACAGAAGCGACTGCCGCTGGAGGATTTCGTCTCCGAGCGCATCGGCATCGACGAGGTGGAGCAGGCCTTCGACACGATGAAGGCCGGCAAGGTTCTGCGTTCGGTGGTGACCCTGTAA
- the exaC gene encoding acetaldehyde dehydrogenase ExaC — MTVYANPGTPDAIFTYKEQYENFIDGKWIAPVDGQYMDNPTPITGEVFCRVPRSNEKDIELALDAAHRAKDSWAKVSAAERALILHRIADRLEENLEKIAVAETWENGKAIRETLAADIPLAIDHFRYFAGATRTQEGRISQIDDNTVAYHFHEPLGVVGQIIPWNFPILMAAWKIAPALAAGNCIVLKPAEQTPASILMLTEIIADLLPDGVLNIVNGLGSEAGAALTASDRIAKIAFTGSTAVGQLIHKAVSDKIIPITLELGGKSPSIFFPDVMDADDAFREKCIEGLAMFALNQGEVCTCPSRALVHEDIADEFLQLAVERVKQIKTGNPLDTSVQMGAQASQEQLDKISGYLESGPKEGAEVLTGGNVAKLDGLEGGYFVEPTIFKGDNSMRFFQEEIFGPVLAVTTFKTLDEALEIANDTIYGLGAGVWSRNQNNAYRAARGIQAGRVWVNNYHNYPAHAAFGGYKQSGIGRENHLMMLEHYQETKCMLVSYDERPTGLF, encoded by the coding sequence ATGACCGTCTACGCAAACCCCGGCACCCCCGATGCGATTTTCACGTACAAGGAGCAGTACGAAAACTTCATCGATGGCAAGTGGATCGCCCCGGTAGACGGGCAGTACATGGACAACCCCACCCCAATTACAGGCGAGGTTTTCTGCCGAGTTCCACGCTCGAATGAAAAGGATATTGAGCTCGCGCTTGATGCTGCACACCGCGCAAAGGACTCCTGGGCCAAGGTCTCGGCAGCCGAGCGCGCACTGATTCTTCACCGCATCGCGGATAGGCTCGAGGAAAATCTCGAGAAAATCGCAGTCGCTGAAACCTGGGAGAATGGTAAGGCCATCCGCGAAACCCTCGCCGCTGACATCCCGCTCGCAATCGACCACTTCCGCTACTTCGCCGGCGCAACCCGCACACAGGAGGGGCGCATCTCGCAGATTGACGACAACACGGTCGCCTACCACTTCCACGAACCGCTCGGCGTCGTCGGCCAGATCATCCCGTGGAACTTCCCCATCCTGATGGCCGCGTGGAAGATCGCCCCGGCGCTCGCCGCCGGCAATTGCATCGTACTCAAGCCCGCAGAGCAGACGCCTGCGTCGATTCTCATGCTCACCGAGATCATCGCCGACCTGCTTCCCGACGGCGTCCTCAACATCGTCAATGGCCTCGGCAGTGAGGCCGGTGCTGCGCTGACCGCAAGCGACCGGATTGCCAAGATTGCGTTCACTGGATCGACTGCCGTGGGCCAGCTGATCCACAAGGCGGTGTCCGACAAGATTATCCCGATCACGCTGGAGCTTGGCGGTAAGTCCCCGTCTATCTTCTTCCCCGATGTCATGGATGCCGACGACGCGTTCCGTGAAAAGTGCATCGAGGGCCTGGCCATGTTCGCGCTGAACCAGGGCGAGGTCTGCACCTGCCCGTCGCGCGCCCTGGTCCACGAGGACATCGCTGACGAGTTCCTACAGCTCGCGGTCGAGCGCGTGAAGCAGATTAAGACTGGCAACCCGCTGGATACGTCCGTGCAGATGGGCGCCCAGGCTTCCCAGGAGCAGCTGGACAAGATCTCCGGTTACTTGGAGTCCGGCCCGAAGGAGGGCGCGGAGGTGCTCACCGGTGGCAACGTCGCCAAGCTCGATGGATTGGAGGGCGGCTACTTCGTGGAGCCGACCATCTTCAAGGGCGATAACTCGATGCGCTTCTTCCAGGAGGAAATCTTCGGCCCGGTCCTGGCCGTGACGACCTTCAAGACCCTGGACGAGGCTTTGGAGATTGCCAACGACACCATCTATGGCCTCGGCGCCGGCGTGTGGAGCCGCAACCAAAACAACGCTTACCGCGCTGCCCGTGGCATCCAGGCAGGCCGCGTGTGGGTGAATAACTACCACAACTACCCTGCTCACGCAGCCTTCGGAGGCTACAAGCAGTCCGGTATCGGCCGCGAGAACCATCTGATGATGCTCGAGCATTACCAGGAGACCAAGTGCATGCTCGTCTCCTACGACGAGCGCCCGACTGGTCTGTTCTAA
- a CDS encoding sensor histidine kinase produces the protein MGLREFIGTVFGDGAPPPTTSNEEKAAARIAELTASRRTIADAFEIERRRIENDLHDGAQQYIVAASMKLGMAELEAMATDNEELMGLLAETRKHLDDGLRALRRTVHGIHPQVLRDRGLQAAVEEIAEGYGPHVVVHVPYPLPDLGESVLASGYFFCAEILTNAAKYAPGAPVSVLLTADQTLNISITDQGPGGVVMGNGLKGMKERLATFDGEMTIHSPQGGPTQVRAKIPLMLNRGDSGIGETTEDEGR, from the coding sequence ATGGGGTTGAGAGAATTCATTGGAACCGTCTTTGGAGACGGCGCGCCCCCGCCTACCACGTCTAACGAAGAGAAGGCCGCCGCGCGCATCGCCGAACTCACTGCTTCCCGACGCACAATTGCCGACGCATTTGAAATCGAGAGGCGCAGGATTGAAAATGATCTGCACGACGGGGCTCAACAGTACATTGTCGCCGCATCGATGAAGCTGGGAATGGCCGAGCTCGAGGCCATGGCCACCGACAACGAAGAACTGATGGGGCTGCTTGCGGAGACTCGCAAGCACCTTGACGACGGTCTTAGGGCCCTGCGCCGAACCGTCCACGGCATCCACCCCCAGGTACTGCGGGACCGCGGACTTCAGGCCGCGGTGGAAGAGATTGCCGAGGGCTACGGGCCGCACGTAGTGGTGCATGTGCCCTACCCGCTCCCGGACCTGGGCGAGAGTGTCCTGGCCTCCGGTTACTTCTTCTGCGCGGAAATCCTGACCAACGCGGCTAAGTACGCGCCCGGAGCCCCGGTCTCCGTCCTACTCACAGCCGACCAGACCCTGAACATATCCATCACGGATCAGGGCCCGGGCGGCGTAGTCATGGGAAACGGATTGAAAGGTATGAAGGAGCGGCTGGCAACCTTTGATGGCGAGATGACAATACACTCACCTCAGGGTGGCCCCACACAGGTTAGGGCGAAAATCCCCTTGATGCTGAATCGTGGTGATTCAGGAATCGGCGAAACCACGGAGGATGAAGGTAGATGA
- a CDS encoding response regulator transcription factor, which produces MKIVIADDSALLREGVAGLVEKRGHEVISKVDSANGLVADIDDRFDDTGELPDLVITDVRMPPKMTDDGLRAAVELRDRYPNLNVMVLSQYVAPAYARELFSPTAPGTAAGAGGTGYLLKDRVGQVIDFLGSLDVVAGGGVVIDPDVATALMQSGKSGLASLTAREREVLELMARGKSNKQIAEDLFLSGAAVAKHVSNIFMKLHLEPGEENRRVRAILEFLTATSGQI; this is translated from the coding sequence ATGAAGATTGTAATTGCCGACGACTCAGCGCTCCTTCGCGAGGGCGTCGCCGGCCTCGTCGAGAAGCGAGGCCACGAGGTCATCTCCAAAGTCGATTCCGCGAACGGTCTCGTCGCGGATATCGATGACCGCTTTGACGACACCGGTGAACTTCCAGACCTAGTCATCACCGATGTGCGTATGCCTCCGAAGATGACCGACGATGGGCTGCGCGCTGCAGTCGAGCTGCGCGATAGGTACCCGAACTTAAATGTCATGGTGCTTTCTCAGTACGTCGCCCCCGCATACGCCAGAGAACTTTTCTCCCCCACCGCGCCCGGCACAGCGGCCGGCGCTGGCGGCACCGGCTACCTACTCAAGGACCGCGTTGGCCAAGTCATTGATTTCCTCGGCTCCCTGGATGTGGTCGCAGGAGGCGGAGTAGTCATCGACCCAGATGTTGCCACTGCTCTGATGCAGTCGGGCAAGTCCGGCCTGGCCAGCCTGACCGCCCGCGAGCGTGAGGTCCTCGAGCTGATGGCGCGAGGCAAGTCGAACAAGCAGATCGCCGAAGACCTTTTCCTCTCCGGAGCCGCCGTAGCAAAGCACGTCTCCAATATCTTCATGAAGCTACATCTGGAGCCCGGGGAGGAAAACCGCCGCGTGCGCGCAATCCTGGAATTTCTGACGGCGACCTCGGGACAGATTTAA
- a CDS encoding ABC transporter ATP-binding protein, with protein sequence MRNKNTGANQERLTIRDITKSYNAAPVLTGISLNIEPGETVAIMGPSGSGKSTLLHCMSGVLLPDSGEVSLGATRIDSLSDAKRSALRLNDFGFVFQDGQLLPELTARENAALPAILRGQSRSKALRRADDILGRLGLGDLTRRRPGQMSGGQAQRVAIARAMASGPSVIFADEPTGALDQSTGHEVMQQLIALVEQTGTTLVMVTHDVKVASWCRRRIEIRDGLIHDDRMLAGAVDH encoded by the coding sequence ATGAGGAATAAGAACACCGGCGCGAACCAGGAGCGCCTTACAATCCGTGACATCACTAAGTCTTACAACGCTGCCCCGGTGCTAACCGGTATCTCCCTAAACATCGAGCCGGGGGAGACCGTCGCCATCATGGGCCCGTCCGGTTCGGGCAAGTCTACGCTGCTGCACTGCATGTCTGGAGTGCTGCTGCCGGACAGCGGCGAGGTTTCCCTCGGGGCTACCCGAATCGACTCGCTTTCCGACGCCAAGCGCTCGGCCCTGCGTCTTAACGACTTCGGCTTCGTGTTCCAGGATGGGCAGTTGCTGCCGGAGCTAACCGCACGAGAAAACGCTGCCTTGCCTGCCATTTTGCGTGGTCAGTCCCGATCGAAGGCGCTTCGCCGTGCCGACGACATCCTCGGTCGACTTGGCCTAGGTGACCTAACTCGCCGCCGCCCTGGACAGATGTCAGGCGGGCAGGCGCAGCGCGTTGCCATCGCCCGCGCAATGGCCTCTGGTCCTTCGGTTATCTTCGCTGACGAGCCCACCGGTGCCCTTGATCAGTCCACCGGCCACGAAGTCATGCAGCAGCTGATTGCGCTGGTGGAGCAGACCGGAACGACACTGGTAATGGTCACCCACGACGTTAAGGTTGCCTCGTGGTGTCGTCGCCGCATCGAGATTCGCGACGGTCTAATTCACGACGACCGCATGCTCGCAGGGGCGGTGGACCACTAA